In one Spirosoma rigui genomic region, the following are encoded:
- a CDS encoding TspO/MBR family protein produces MQNDKLRQFLVVFSVITMIVMNYLSNARVFGGLTNGDISDKYHTLITPAGYAFAIWGIIFLGLLAFAIYQALPSQRTNPRFRAIGWLVVINTLCNGIWSPLFNNELIGVALIVILVMLFTVAMIEQRLLMRMRVPIVAPDLDATLPESPASATETWLARIPFSIYFGWLTVATILNVTVYLTATDFSLLNLSEQTWAIAILIVGLVVGAWVFNRYRSVAYILVFAWAYVAIAAEQSAYGSIKIAAYAGAIVAALLALSGFISRKTPSYS; encoded by the coding sequence ATGCAAAACGATAAACTCCGCCAATTCCTCGTCGTCTTCAGTGTCATCACCATGATCGTGATGAACTATCTCTCTAACGCCCGTGTGTTTGGCGGGTTAACCAACGGAGACATATCCGATAAGTACCACACACTGATTACTCCGGCGGGTTATGCCTTCGCTATCTGGGGTATCATCTTTCTGGGTTTACTGGCCTTCGCCATATACCAGGCTTTACCGTCACAACGAACGAATCCCCGATTTCGGGCTATTGGGTGGCTGGTGGTGATCAATACGCTCTGTAATGGCATCTGGAGCCCGCTGTTCAACAACGAACTGATCGGTGTGGCGCTGATCGTAATTCTGGTCATGCTGTTCACCGTCGCCATGATTGAGCAACGCCTGCTCATGCGAATGCGTGTCCCCATCGTAGCGCCCGACCTGGATGCTACCCTGCCCGAATCGCCGGCATCGGCAACCGAAACCTGGCTGGCCCGGATTCCCTTTTCGATCTACTTCGGATGGCTTACGGTAGCCACGATCCTGAACGTTACCGTTTACCTGACCGCAACAGACTTCAGTCTGCTCAATCTAAGCGAACAGACGTGGGCCATTGCAATATTGATTGTTGGTTTGGTGGTAGGGGCCTGGGTGTTTAACCGCTACCGAAGTGTGGCCTACATACTGGTCTTTGCCTGGGCCTACGTGGCTATTGCCGCCGAACAATCGGCTTACGGCTCCATCAAAATTGCCGCGTACGCAGGTGCTATCGTAGCTGCACTACTGGCCCTGAGTGGATTCATTTCCCGTAAGACGCCGAGCTATAGCTAA